A window of Candidatus Angelobacter sp. genomic DNA:
CACATCGGACACACAGGGACGACCAACGCCACGTCCACGGCATCCTCGACCAGCAGGCGTGCGGCCGGGGGACCGGTTTGCCGAATCAGCCGGCCCGGCGCAGTGATCGATCCCATGAACGAAAGGTGGCGGTGGTTGACGGACCCGATGCGTCCGCGCACCGCGAGTTCGCGGACGCGGTCGATGGGAAAGGCCAGGTTCGGATCCCGGCGAATTCCCGAATGATCGAAAACTTCGCTACGGTGGCTCTCGATGAAAGTGTGGACGTCCACGCTGGCTGGAATTTCGCGGAAGCTCACATCGCCGCCGCGGGTGGTCGGATCGAATGGCGGTTGGTCCGGCAAAACAAAACCGGCGCTCGAAACAAGCGCCATACGGCATTGAGACAGGGGCTTTTTCAGCGGCGCCCACGGCACCGGATCAATTCTTCTCCACGGATACGCCCTCAGAAACAGCCTGACCGGGAGCGAAAACTCATCGAGAGCGCCCATTCGTTGAATCTGACAACAGCCCGGATGAATATCCAGCCAATTGGAATCCTCGGTTGCACGGCTCGAACAGCGTCGGTAGACAGCCGGTTGGCACACTCCCTCGTCAGCGCAGTAAATTGGTGGGGTCTTGGCCCCATGCGAATTTCCGAAATTGACCCCACTATCAAAAACGCGCGGCGTGCTTTATAGCATGCGTGCTTTGATGCACCGGCAGTAGCTCATCGCATTCCCGCCGGAAGATATGATCGGTGAAACAAAAATGAACGAAGGCTTGCAATCAGTTGACGTCAGTTCCGGCACAGGGGCTGTGAATCAAACCGGTCCCATGCCAAACGGTTCGAGAGCGTTGCCGCATACCGCGATGCCCACTCAGGAGTCCCGCCGGTCGAGCGCGCTTGATCGGATGCCGTTCGATCCGTGGCGTCTGGTTGAAGCGTTGCGCCTGCGCTGGTTTTGGCTCGTTGCGGGCGGATTCGGTTTGGCGATGCTGGGTTTTCTGTTCGGGCTAACCACATCACACGCCTTGTTCACCGCCACCGTGCAGCTCGTCCGCAACGAAGGTCCCAATGCCTTTCAAACGTCGGAGTTCGGGGAAGCGTTCCGGCCACAGCCGTTGTCGGAAATGGCCTTCCGCAATCTTCTGCGTTCACAGGACCTTCTACACCGCGTGGGAGCGAAGTGCTCGCCGCCGCTGGCGCCGAAAGCACTGGCGGAACGATTGCGGCTCTCTCCCGACCGCAACGTGGATTTCATCTCCGTGACACTGTCGGGCAGCAGCGCGCGGAACGTGGCGGCACTCGCGAATCTGTTCGCGGAGGAAGCAACGCAATTGACGAAGGAGATGCAGGCGACCGAGGCGAAGGGAATTGCCGCCTACCTGGGCAAGCGGTTGCAGGAAAATGAATTTGATCAAACCAACGCGAGTGTGCAGCTGGGTGTGCTCTCCCGCGAACTTCCAAAGGTTGCGGTGTCCGACGCCGAGATCCGGCAGGAGATCAAAGCGGCCCAGAAGGAGCTTGTCAGTTTGCTTGGTCAATACACGGACGCCTATCCGCGTGTGCAGGAACAACGCGCCAAAATCGCCGCATTGGAAAAGCAGCTCGCCGAAGCGGGGAACCCTGGGACGCCGTCCACCAATTATGCGGTCGGAAATCCGATAACGCCTCGAATACAGAGCGGACCCGGAAAAAATGCCGACGAACTGGATACGCTGTTGAAACGCACGGAGGCCCGGATCGACGCGGTCGAGAAGTCGCGCTCGATCCTTCAAAGCCGTGCGCGCGAGGCGCAGTTGTTTGCGGCGGATCCACCGGGTTATTACCGTGTTCTTTCGCTGGCAACCGAGGACGACGTCGTTCGCCACGGTCCCAGACTCAAGATCGCGATTCTGACGCTGTTCGGAGGATGTTTCGGTCTGGTATTTGCCGCATGTGCGGTGCTCTTTATGGAGGTAACCGATCGGCAAATCAAGACCTCCGGGGATCTTCGCCGTGTCACCAAATTGCCCGTGCTTGCGACGCTGGGGGATCTGGACCGAATGTCCGCAGAACAACGGGCCGACTGGGCGTTTCGCACCTGGACCCGTCTGCAGGACAAGCTCAATCATACGCCCGGCTATGGCGTCGTATGCGGCTTCACCTCTTCAGCCCACGAAGAAGGGCGTTCGACCTGGGTGAAGCTGCTGGGACAGGCCGCCAGCCAGCGAGGGCTGCGCGTTTTGACCGTCGCCACACAGCCGTCACCGCCGAATGGCAACGGCACAGGCACCGAAGGCGTCAATACTCCTGGTGGCTTTCGCGATGTTGGATCCGCGACGCACGGATCAGGGGAAGCGCCCGTGGCAGTGGCCACCGCATCGAGCAGCGCGCTCACGCACAACATTTTGTCGCACCCCGAACAGATCGCCGAACGGCTGATCGCCCCGGACGCACCGCCGGTGGTGCATATTCCGCTGCCGGGTTGGGCGTGGGACTATGAGCGTCGCAAACAGTGGCACGCCGCGCTCCAGCACTGGCGCAAGCTCGAAAACGTTGTGATTCTCGTGGAACTGCCGCCGGCATCCGTGCCGGAGGCGGTGCTCCTCGCCGAGCACGTCCCGCAACTGGTCTGGCTGAGCGGCGGCAATGCCGACCCGGTGCAAACGCGCAAGGAGCTGGAGACGCTGCGACATGCCCGCTGCAACCTCACAGGAGCGGTGTTGAACCGCGAGACAGTGCCGGTCGTCAGAAAGAGCTTGCTTCAGTGGGTGGCGGCCATTGCGCTGGCGTCAGCGTTAACCCCATTCGAGGCCAACGCGGGGGATTCCGCCGCAACCAACGGGGCCAGGGCACCCGAGGTCGCCCTTTCTTCCACCGCCGCTCCCCGGCACAAACGCGCCGCGTGGCAGGAGCGTTTCACGCTGGGCCCGGGAGACGTGTTGAATTTTTCACTGTTCGGACAGAAGGAACTCACACGTTACGCGATCACCATCGGTCCGGACGGCCGGGTCGGTTATCTGCAGGCACAGGACATTATGGCGGCCGGACTAACGATTGACGAATTGCGCGCGAAGCTGGACGAGGCCCTTGCCGCCTACTATCGCGCGCCGCGCACAATCGTCACCCCGGTCATGTTCAACAGCAAAAAATACTTCCTGCTCGGCAGCGTGGTGCAAAAGGGCGTTTATACTTTGGACCGACCCACGACCATTATCGAGGCGATTGCCCGTGCCC
This region includes:
- a CDS encoding polysaccharide biosynthesis/export family protein codes for the protein MPNGSRALPHTAMPTQESRRSSALDRMPFDPWRLVEALRLRWFWLVAGGFGLAMLGFLFGLTTSHALFTATVQLVRNEGPNAFQTSEFGEAFRPQPLSEMAFRNLLRSQDLLHRVGAKCSPPLAPKALAERLRLSPDRNVDFISVTLSGSSARNVAALANLFAEEATQLTKEMQATEAKGIAAYLGKRLQENEFDQTNASVQLGVLSRELPKVAVSDAEIRQEIKAAQKELVSLLGQYTDAYPRVQEQRAKIAALEKQLAEAGNPGTPSTNYAVGNPITPRIQSGPGKNADELDTLLKRTEARIDAVEKSRSILQSRAREAQLFAADPPGYYRVLSLATEDDVVRHGPRLKIAILTLFGGCFGLVFAACAVLFMEVTDRQIKTSGDLRRVTKLPVLATLGDLDRMSAEQRADWAFRTWTRLQDKLNHTPGYGVVCGFTSSAHEEGRSTWVKLLGQAASQRGLRVLTVATQPSPPNGNGTGTEGVNTPGGFRDVGSATHGSGEAPVAVATASSSALTHNILSHPEQIAERLIAPDAPPVVHIPLPGWAWDYERRKQWHAALQHWRKLENVVILVELPPASVPEAVLLAEHVPQLVWLSGGNADPVQTRKELETLRHARCNLTGAVLNRETVPVVRKSLLQWVAAIALASALTPFEANAGDSAATNGARAPEVALSSTAAPRHKRAAWQERFTLGPGDVLNFSLFGQKELTRYAITIGPDGRVGYLQAQDIMAAGLTIDELRAKLDEALAAYYRAPRTIVTPVMFNSKKYFLLGSVVQKGVYTLDRPTTIIEAIARARGVETGLQQRNLVDIADMQRAFLARRGERVGVDFEKLFLHGDLTQNVPLEPGDYLYFPPVDTKEVYVLGEVRTPGAVAYAPDTSALRAIVSQGGFTDRAWKKRVLVVRGSLNKPETFVVDASAILSAGAPDFKLEPRDIVYVHYRPWIKAEELVDLAASAFVQAAVITWTGGNIGPLIRTPIIE
- a CDS encoding glycine/sarcosine/betaine reductase selenoprotein B family protein yields the protein MGALDEFSLPVRLFLRAYPWRRIDPVPWAPLKKPLSQCRMALVSSAGFVLPDQPPFDPTTRGGDVSFREIPASVDVHTFIESHRSEVFDHSGIRRDPNLAFPIDRVRELAVRGRIGSVNHRHLSFMGSITAPGRLIRQTGPPAARLLVEDAVDVALVVPVCPMCNQTMCLIAAELERQGISTAVIQLLREVAERVRPPRALFVPFNHGYPLDRPDDPPRQHAVIEAALKMLEDSQLTPPALTSFRGN